The proteins below come from a single Argentina anserina chromosome 1, drPotAnse1.1, whole genome shotgun sequence genomic window:
- the LOC126796335 gene encoding uncharacterized protein LOC126796335, whose amino-acid sequence MEDMRKRPGGDVTADDASSSSSSSPSPSLKRRRDQDGEQGADISVANDVVMDGADSSDAPPVNGVAADSVDAISVPPAVNGVVAEIGGNIFPAPAANGVVADSGHISVHPATNGVAEDIGGGPVAPAVNEAVVDNDDVALSELTRLLDSDYPAWNAAATTPETLTFADNPSRSPKVFQTMSTSYVTINGNEESCGSSFSDAESSMMASVDRNGRDVEQARLDYEFYAAMRWAEWYDESGFEDSAWDASAREGMVLNLDLDSEWDDAVLARFIGEDLN is encoded by the coding sequence atggaggACATGAGGAAAAGGCCCGGAGGTGACGTCACGGCGGACGACGCGTCGTCGTCCTCGTCCTCGTCGCCGTCGCCATCCTTGAAGAGGCGGCGAGATCAGGACGGAGAACAAGGCGCCGACATTTCGGTTGCAAACGACGTCGTTATGGACGGCGCCGACTCTTCGGATGCTCCGCCAGTTAACGGCGTCGCTGCGGACAGCGTCGACGCCATTTCGGTTCCTCCGGCAGTGAACGGAGTCGTTGCGGAAATCGGCGGCAACATTTTTCCTGCTCCGGCAGCGAACGGCGTCGTGGCGGACAGCGGCCACATTTCTGTTCATCCGGCAACAAACGGCGTCGCGGAGGACATCGGCGGCGGTCCGGTTGCTCCGGCAGTGAACGAGGCCGTTGTGGACAACGATGACGTGGCGCTGAGCGAGCTGACGAGGCTTCTGGACTCGGACTACCCGGCCTGGAACGCCGCCGCCACTACACCGGAGACATTGACGTTCGCGGATAACCCGTCCAGGTCGCCGAAGGTGTTCCAGACCATGTCGACGTCATACGTGACGATAAACGGGAACGAGGAGAGCTGCGGCTCATCGTTCTCGGACGCCGAGTCGTCGATGATGGCCAGCGTGGACAGGAACGGGCGTGACGTGGAGCAGGCGAGGCTGGACTACGAGTTTTACGCGGCGATGAGATGGGCGGAGTGGTACGACGAGTCGGGATTCGAGGACAGCGCGTGGGATGCGTCGGCGCGTGAAGGAATGGTGCTGAATTTGGACTTGGATTCGGAGTGGGACGACGCTGTGCTGGCCAGGTTTATAGGTGAAGACCTCAATTGA
- the LOC126795679 gene encoding uncharacterized protein LOC126795679 — protein MAPKPITSPVPDAWYPTLAVVMLSLGLLFTASFFIYEATSSRKSRSLAKELTTGTVASVFLGFGSLFLLLASGVYV, from the exons ATG GCTCCGAAGCCCATCACCAGTCCTGTGCCGGACGCGTGGTACCCAACCCTAGCCGTCGTCATGCTCTCCCTCGGCCTCCTCTTCACCGCTTCCTTCTTTAT CTATGAAGCGACCTCTTCCAGGAAAAGCCGCAGTCTTGCGAAGGAGCTTACTACAGGAACTGTGGCTTCTGTCTTCTTG GGTTTTGGATCCTTGTTCTTACTGCTTGCTTCGGGTGTTTATGTTTAA
- the LOC126796077 gene encoding WD-40 repeat-containing protein MSI4, which produces METPSQQAPAKKKETRGRKPKSKEDKAEAQSASKMKKAQRQQQQHSVDEKYTQWKSLVPVLYDWLANHNLVWPSLSCRWGPQLEQATYKNRQRLYLSEQTDGTVPNTLVIANCEVVKRRVAAAEHISQFNEEARSPFVKKYKTIIHPGEVNRIRELPQNTKIVATHTDSPDVLIWDVEAQPNRHAVNGATNSRPDLILTGHQDNAEFALAMCPTEPYVLSGGKDKTVVLWSIQDHIAASTTDPAATKSPGSGGSIIKPEDGNEKAADGPSVAPRGVYQGHEDTVEDVAFCPTSSQEFCSVGDDTCLILWDARVGSSPAVKVEKAHDADLHCVDWNPHDDNLILTGSADHSVRMFDRRNLTTGGVGAPIYKFEGHKAAVLCVQWSPDKSSIFGSSAEDGLLNIWDYEKVSKKERTSKNSTSPPGLFFQHAGHRDKVVDFHWNASDPWTVVSVSDDCDTTGGGGTLQIWRMSDLIYRPEDEVLEELEKFKSHVISCAKP; this is translated from the exons ATGGAAACACCGTCGCAGCAGGCTCCGGCGAAGAAGAAGGAGACCCGGGGCCGTAAGCCCAAGTCGAAGGAGGACAAGGCGGAGGCCCAATCGGCATCGAAAATGAAGAAGGCCCAGCGGCAACAGCAGCAGCACAGCGTCGACGAGAAGTACACTCAGTGGAAGTCTCTCGTCCCTGTCCTCTACGACTGGCTCGCTAATCACAACCTCGTCTGGCCTTCCCTCTCTTGCCG GTGGGGCCCGCAGCTGGAGCAGGCTACTTACAAGAACCGCCAGCGGCTCTACCTCTCCGAGCAG ACTGATGGCACTGTTCCGAATACTCTGGTCATTGCGAATTGCGAGGTTGTCAAACGCAGGGTTGCCGCTGCCGAGCACATATCCCAG TTCAATGAAGAAGCACGCTCGCCATTTGTGAAGAAGTACAAGACTATCATACATCCTGGGGAG GTAAACAGAATCAGAGAGCTTCCACAGAACACTAAGATAGTGGCAACACATACTGACAGTCCTGAT GTCCTTATTTGGGATGTTGAAGCTCAACCCAACCGTCATGCTGTAAATGGGGCTACAAACTCACGTCCCGATTTG attttGACTGGACATCAAGATAATGCAGAATTTGCGCTTGCAATGTGTCCAACCGAACCCTATGTACTCTCTGGAG GCAAGGACAAGACAGTGGTTCTGTGGAGTATCCAGGACCATATAGCAGCATCTACCACCGATCCAGCAGCCACCAAATCTCCAGGATCAGGTGGATCAATTATTAAGCCAGAGGATGGTAATGAAAAGGCCGCTGATGGTCCTTCTGTTGCACCAAGGGGTGTCTACCAGGGGCATGAAGATACAGTGGAAGATGTGGCATTTTGTCCAACTAG CTCACAGGAGTTTTGTAGTGTTGGTGATGATACCTGCCTTATCCTATGGGATGCACGTGTGGGTTCTAGCCCTGCTGTTAAG GTTGAAAAAGCGCATGATGCTGATCTTCATTGTGTTGATTGGAATCCCCATGATGATAACCTAATCCTAACAGG GTCAGCAGATCATTCTGTTCGCATGTTTGATCGGCGGAATCTTACTACTGGTGGAGTTGGTGCACCTATTTATAAGTTTGAAGGTCATAAAGCTGCTGTTCTTTGTGTCCAG TGGTCTCCAGACAAGTCATCGATCTTTGGAAGTTCTGCAGAGGATGGTCTGTTAAACATTTGGGATTATGAGAAG GTCAGTAAGAAGGAGCGGACTTCCAAGAACTCAACTTCTCCTCCTGGTTTGTTCTTCCAGCATGCTGGGCACAG GGACAAAGTTGTTGATTTTCATTGGAATGCATCTGACCCATGGACTGTTGTTAGTGTGTCTGATGACTGTGATACTACTGGCGGAGGGGGGACATTGCAG ATATGGCGCATGAGTGATTTGATCTACAGGCCTGAAGACGAGGTTTTGGAAGAGCTTGAGAAGTTCAAGTCGCATGTTATTTCTTGCGCAAAGCCTTAA
- the LOC126785383 gene encoding receptor-like serine/threonine-protein kinase ALE2 isoform X2 has product MGMVMPAFLQLINLFVLAFALALQGSAGLNPSPSPEFLSVNPPIETTPGPLPQSKSFGSNVPNPALQPNGSDLHPAPAMPPLMPPKIEGQVPSVSPSTPAVVPPQFTAPPPVYVQTHAPSVPPTIPTKKTQVPSLSPSTLAVLPPQNAAPPLVDVQTQAPSVPPTVPPKKTPANNGPISVPVAPVATPSRNVPPISPVINPSTPETSPSISHQGNVPGNKVPIPEPNAPAPISSLPRASGPNTSVVHSTSPSLAPAILPIPVASPSKQPQNPPSHHPVTPAEPPSTLPDPEVSPESSPPPSISWKKDGNPVVSPPYEAPKPSVPVDHTPAIAPSVNKPVVSSPTPSSNRKRYKTPVVASPVEAPKPSLPMGHTPAKAPSVHKTIASSPSPSIHRKKGGTMVVAPPYLAPKPSLPMSNSPAQAPSVHKFVRHYKLAPGPSDSFPEPPSDKGYSTPASSPPSSLYKHHHTNPSAPSYPVSPSTSEHQGPVIAPAPQRRRGHYAPTPLYPGPAPPSHLPVAPSANHVSPAPSQSPKDASDYTNMPPIRSAPGSLSASPKVPPLPQVHALPHPPPNADCSSMICTDPYTITPPGSPCICVLPMQVGLRFSVPLYTFFPLVSEIAKEIAVGVFMQQSQVRIIGANAATQDPDKTVVLIDLVPLGEKFDSTTAFLTDQRFWHRQVVIEASYFGDYEVLYVRYPGLPPSPPSSDADVLNAGPYPANNNNVRAKPFGVAVPKRRHKSGLSGGIIAIIALSSFVVVALCSAAAWVFLFKPRDRASQLSSTPWTLLPSIGKRSVGEGGFGLVYSGDLEDGTKVAVKVLKRDDQQGGREFLAEVEMLSRLHHRNLVKLIGICVEEHRCLVYELIPNGSVESHLHGIDKETAPLNWGPRMKIALGAARGLAYLHEDSSPRVIHRDFKSSNILLENDFTPKVSDFGLARTALDEENRHISTRVMGTFGYVAPEYAMTGHLLVKSDVYSYGVVLLELLSGRKPVDMSQPPGEENLVAWARPLLTSQEGLEALVDKNLGSDVPFDSIAKVAAIASMCVQPEVSHRPFMGEVVQALKLVCNEIDDAKELGSRSSSREDLPIDMAAAASTTSEQMPYPFQRQYSAPTYDSDLDMDREASLLKLYSTSVRTGGEDSESFRRHSSSGPLGTGRSKQFWQKLRSSKGSVSEHGFMLKLWQGSH; this is encoded by the exons ATGGGAATGGTGATGCCAGCCTTTCTCCAGCTGATTAATCTCTTTGTCCTTGCATTTGCTTTAGCTCTCCAAGGATCTGCAG GATTGAATCCATCACCATCACCAGAATTTCTCTCTGTGAACCCTCCTATTGAGACAACACCTGGTCCTCTACCTCAAAGCAAGTCATTTGGAAGTAATGTACCAAACCCAGCATTACAGCCAAATG GGTCAGATTTGCACCCTGCGCCTGCAATGCCACCTCTTATGCCTCCTAAAATTGAAGGACAAGTGCCATCCGTTTCACCAAGTACTCCAGCAGTGGTGCCACCACAGTTTACAGCTCCTCCACCAGTATATGTACAAACTCATGCACCGTCTGTGCCGCCAACTATTCCCACCAAAAAGACACAGGTACCATCCCTTTCACCAAGTACTCTAGCAGTGTTGCCACCACAAAATGCAGCTCCGCCACTAGTAGATGTACAAACTCAAGCACCATCTGTGCCCCCTACTGTTCCCCCTAAAAAGACACCAGCTAATAATGGTCCTATCTCAGTGCCAGTTGCTCCAG TTGCAACACCTTCGAGGAATGTGCCACCAATTTCACCAGTCATTAATCCAAGTACACCAGAGACTTCACCATCAATTTCTCATCAAGGAAATGTGCCAGGAAATAAGGTTCCCATACCAGAACCAAATGCTCCAG CACCTATTTCATCACTGCCAAGAGCATCAGGACCGAATACATCTGTAGTCCATTCTACCTCTCCGAGTTTAGCACCAGCTATATTACCTA TACCAGTTGCATCACCAAGTAAACAGCCTCAAAATCCACCCTCACATCATCCTGTTACACCGGCAGAACCTCCATCCACACTTCCTG ATCCTGAAGTCTCACCTGAATCATCTCCTCCCCCAAGCATTAGCTGGAAAAAGGATGGAAATCCAGTTGTATCACCACCATATGAAGCTCCAAAGCCATCAGTACCCGTGGACCATACTCCAGCTATAG CTCCATCTGTCAACAAACCTGTGGTGTCATCTCCTACCCCAAGCTCCAATCGGAAAAGGTATAAAACACCAGTTGTTGCATCCCCAGTTGAAGCTCCCAAGCCATCACTACCCATGGGGCACACCCCAGCTAAAG CTCCATCTGTCCACAAAACTATAGCATCATCTCCTTCCCCCAGCATTCATCGGAAAAAGGGTGGAACAATGGTTGTTGCACCACCATATCTAGCTCCTAAGCCATCACTACCCATGAGTAATTCCCCAGCTCAAG CTCCTTCTGTCCACAAATTCGTGAGACATTATAAACTTGCCCCTGGACCATCGGATTCATTTCCTGAACCTCCTTCTGATAAAGGATACAGTACTCCCGCATCATCGCCTCCAAGCTCATTGTATAAGCATCATCATACCAATCCTTCTGCACCATCATATCCAGTTTCTCCTTCCACTTCAGAACACCAAG GTCCTGTGATTGCACCGGCACCACAAAGGAGGCGAGGACATTATGCTCCAACACCTCTATATCCAG GGCCAGCTCCCCCATCTCATTTACCTGTCGCTCCATCAGCAAACCACGTTTCACCTGCTCCTTCCCAATCTCCAAAAGATGCATCTGACTATACCAATA TGCCCCCAATTCGTTCTGCTCCAGGGTCTCTCTCAGCAAGTCCAAAAGTGCCGCCTCTGCCGCAAGTTCATGCATTACCACATCCACCACCCAATGCAG ATTGTTCATCAATGATTTGTACAGATCCCTATACCATTACCCCTCCTGGGTCACCTTGTATCTGTGTCTTGCCTATGCAAGTTGGACTGCGCTTCAGCGTTCCTCTCTATACTTTTTTCCCCTTAGTTTCAGAGATAGCCAAGGAAATAGCAGTTGGCGTTTTCATGCAACAAAGTCAGGTTCGCATCATTGGAGCCAATGCTGCTACTCAGGACCCAGACAAAACAGTAGTCCTTATTGACTTAGTTCCCCTAGGGGAAAAGTTTGACAGCACCACTGCTTTCTTGACTGACCAGAGATTTTGGCATAGACAAGTTGTTATAGAAGCATCCTACTTTGGGGACTATGAAGTACTATATGTGCGCTACCCAG GTTTGCCTCCATCTCCTCCTTCTTCGGACGCTGACGTATTAAATGCGGGACCATATCCTGCTAATAACAATAATGTAAGGGCTAAGCCCTTTGGGGTTGCTGTGCCCAAGAGGAGGCATAAAAGTGGGCTTAGTGGCGGCATCATTGCTATTATTGCTCTGTCATCCTTTGTAGTAGTTGCTTTATGCTCTGCTGCAGCTTGGGTTTTCCTATTCAAACCTAGAGACCGTGCTTCTCAATTGTCATCAACTCCATGGACTTTGTTACCTTCTATTGGAAAACGATCAG TCGGTGAAGGTGGCTTTGGGCTTGTTTACAGTGGTGATCTTGAAGATGGAACCAAGGTTGCCGTCAAAGTTCTAAAAAGAGATGATCAGCAGGGTGGTCGGGAGTTTTTGGCTGAAGTTGAGATGCTTAGTCGTCTTCACCATCGAAACTTGGTCAAGTTGATTGGCATATGTGTAGAAGAGCACCGCTGCTTGGTTTATGAACTCATTCCTAATGGCAGTGTGGAATCTCATTTGCATG GAATTGACAAAGAAACTGCTCCACTTAATTGGGGTCCAAGGATGAAAATAGCACTTGGTGCTGCTCGGGGTCTGGCATATTTACACGAGGATTCCAGCCCCCGTGTCATACACAGAGATTTCAAATCCAGCAATATTTTGCTGGAAAATGATTTTACACCAAAAGTGTCTGATTTTGGTTTGGCACGGACTGCCTTGGATGAGGAAAACAGACACATATCAACCCGTGTAATGGGAACTTTTGG GTATGTGGCTCCAGAATATGCAATGACGGGGCATCTTCTTGTCAAGAGTGATGTCTACAGCTATGGGGTTGTCCTTCTTGAACTCTTAAGTGGAAGAAAACCAGTTGACATGTCACAGCCACCTGGTGAAGAAAACCTGGTTGCATGGGCCCGTCCACTGCTCACAAGTCAAGAAGGGTTGGAAGCACTTGTAGATAAAAATTTAGGATCTGATGTTCCATTTGACAGTATAGCGAAAGTTGCTGCTATTGCTTCAATGTGTGTACAACCAGAGGTATCACATCGACCTTTTATGGGGGAGGTTGTTCAGGCCTTGAAGCTTGTTTGTAATGAGATTGATGATGCAAAAGAACTAGGTTCACGAAGTTCTAGCCGTGAAGATTTACCCATTGACATGGCTGCTGCTGCAAGTACTACCTCGGAACAAATGCCGTATCCTTTCCAGCGCCAATATTCTGCTCCCACCTATGATTCAGATCTTGACATGGACAGGGAAGCTTCATTGTTGAAGTTGTACAGTACATCGGTGAGAACTGGGGGAGAAGATTCAGAGTCATTTCGGAGGCACTCAAGTTCAGGTCCCTTGGGAACAGGAAGGAGTAAGCAGTTCTGGCAAAAACTGAGATCATCTAAAGGCAGTGTGAGTGAACATGGGTTTATGTTGAAGTTATGGCAAGGATCACATTGA
- the LOC126785383 gene encoding receptor-like serine/threonine-protein kinase ALE2 isoform X1, with protein MGMVMPAFLQLINLFVLAFALALQGSAGLNPSPSPEFLSVNPPIETTPGPLPQSKSFGSNVPNPALQPNGSDLHPAPAMPPLMPPKIEGQVPSVSPSTPAVVPPQFTAPPPVYVQTHAPSVPPTIPTKKTQVPSLSPSTLAVLPPQNAAPPLVDVQTQAPSVPPTVPPKKTPANNGPISVPVAPVATPSRNVPPISPVINPSTPETSPSISHQGNVPGNKVPIPEPNAPAPISSLPRASGPNTSVVHSTSPSLAPAILPIPVASPSKQPQNPPSHHPVTPAEPPSTLPDPEVSPESSPPPSISWKKDGNPVVSPPYEAPKPSVPVDHTPAIAPSVNKPVVSSPTPSSNRKRYKTPVVASPVEAPKPSLPMGHTPAKAPSVHKTIASSPSPSIHRKKGGTMVVAPPYLAPKPSLPMSNSPAQAPSVHKFVRHYKLAPGPSDSFPEPPSDKGYSTPASSPPSSLYKHHHTNPSAPSYPVSPSTSEHQGPVIAPAPQRRRGHYAPTPLYPGPAPPSHLPVAPSANHVSPAPSQSPKDASDYTNMPPIRSAPGSLSASPKVPPLPQVHALPHPPPNADCSSMICTDPYTITPPGSPCICVLPMQVGLRFSVPLYTFFPLVSEIAKEIAVGVFMQQSQVRIIGANAATQDPDKTVVLIDLVPLGEKFDSTTAFLTDQRFWHRQVVIEASYFGDYEVLYVRYPGLPPSPPSSDADVLNAGPYPANNNNVRAKPFGVAVPKRRHKSGLSGGIIAIIALSSFVVVALCSAAAWVFLFKPRDRASQLSSTPWTLLPSIGKRSGTIGSLRDSRHSSASLSFGSSIATYTGSANTFSASDIAKATDNFDPSRIVGEGGFGLVYSGDLEDGTKVAVKVLKRDDQQGGREFLAEVEMLSRLHHRNLVKLIGICVEEHRCLVYELIPNGSVESHLHGIDKETAPLNWGPRMKIALGAARGLAYLHEDSSPRVIHRDFKSSNILLENDFTPKVSDFGLARTALDEENRHISTRVMGTFGYVAPEYAMTGHLLVKSDVYSYGVVLLELLSGRKPVDMSQPPGEENLVAWARPLLTSQEGLEALVDKNLGSDVPFDSIAKVAAIASMCVQPEVSHRPFMGEVVQALKLVCNEIDDAKELGSRSSSREDLPIDMAAAASTTSEQMPYPFQRQYSAPTYDSDLDMDREASLLKLYSTSVRTGGEDSESFRRHSSSGPLGTGRSKQFWQKLRSSKGSVSEHGFMLKLWQGSH; from the exons ATGGGAATGGTGATGCCAGCCTTTCTCCAGCTGATTAATCTCTTTGTCCTTGCATTTGCTTTAGCTCTCCAAGGATCTGCAG GATTGAATCCATCACCATCACCAGAATTTCTCTCTGTGAACCCTCCTATTGAGACAACACCTGGTCCTCTACCTCAAAGCAAGTCATTTGGAAGTAATGTACCAAACCCAGCATTACAGCCAAATG GGTCAGATTTGCACCCTGCGCCTGCAATGCCACCTCTTATGCCTCCTAAAATTGAAGGACAAGTGCCATCCGTTTCACCAAGTACTCCAGCAGTGGTGCCACCACAGTTTACAGCTCCTCCACCAGTATATGTACAAACTCATGCACCGTCTGTGCCGCCAACTATTCCCACCAAAAAGACACAGGTACCATCCCTTTCACCAAGTACTCTAGCAGTGTTGCCACCACAAAATGCAGCTCCGCCACTAGTAGATGTACAAACTCAAGCACCATCTGTGCCCCCTACTGTTCCCCCTAAAAAGACACCAGCTAATAATGGTCCTATCTCAGTGCCAGTTGCTCCAG TTGCAACACCTTCGAGGAATGTGCCACCAATTTCACCAGTCATTAATCCAAGTACACCAGAGACTTCACCATCAATTTCTCATCAAGGAAATGTGCCAGGAAATAAGGTTCCCATACCAGAACCAAATGCTCCAG CACCTATTTCATCACTGCCAAGAGCATCAGGACCGAATACATCTGTAGTCCATTCTACCTCTCCGAGTTTAGCACCAGCTATATTACCTA TACCAGTTGCATCACCAAGTAAACAGCCTCAAAATCCACCCTCACATCATCCTGTTACACCGGCAGAACCTCCATCCACACTTCCTG ATCCTGAAGTCTCACCTGAATCATCTCCTCCCCCAAGCATTAGCTGGAAAAAGGATGGAAATCCAGTTGTATCACCACCATATGAAGCTCCAAAGCCATCAGTACCCGTGGACCATACTCCAGCTATAG CTCCATCTGTCAACAAACCTGTGGTGTCATCTCCTACCCCAAGCTCCAATCGGAAAAGGTATAAAACACCAGTTGTTGCATCCCCAGTTGAAGCTCCCAAGCCATCACTACCCATGGGGCACACCCCAGCTAAAG CTCCATCTGTCCACAAAACTATAGCATCATCTCCTTCCCCCAGCATTCATCGGAAAAAGGGTGGAACAATGGTTGTTGCACCACCATATCTAGCTCCTAAGCCATCACTACCCATGAGTAATTCCCCAGCTCAAG CTCCTTCTGTCCACAAATTCGTGAGACATTATAAACTTGCCCCTGGACCATCGGATTCATTTCCTGAACCTCCTTCTGATAAAGGATACAGTACTCCCGCATCATCGCCTCCAAGCTCATTGTATAAGCATCATCATACCAATCCTTCTGCACCATCATATCCAGTTTCTCCTTCCACTTCAGAACACCAAG GTCCTGTGATTGCACCGGCACCACAAAGGAGGCGAGGACATTATGCTCCAACACCTCTATATCCAG GGCCAGCTCCCCCATCTCATTTACCTGTCGCTCCATCAGCAAACCACGTTTCACCTGCTCCTTCCCAATCTCCAAAAGATGCATCTGACTATACCAATA TGCCCCCAATTCGTTCTGCTCCAGGGTCTCTCTCAGCAAGTCCAAAAGTGCCGCCTCTGCCGCAAGTTCATGCATTACCACATCCACCACCCAATGCAG ATTGTTCATCAATGATTTGTACAGATCCCTATACCATTACCCCTCCTGGGTCACCTTGTATCTGTGTCTTGCCTATGCAAGTTGGACTGCGCTTCAGCGTTCCTCTCTATACTTTTTTCCCCTTAGTTTCAGAGATAGCCAAGGAAATAGCAGTTGGCGTTTTCATGCAACAAAGTCAGGTTCGCATCATTGGAGCCAATGCTGCTACTCAGGACCCAGACAAAACAGTAGTCCTTATTGACTTAGTTCCCCTAGGGGAAAAGTTTGACAGCACCACTGCTTTCTTGACTGACCAGAGATTTTGGCATAGACAAGTTGTTATAGAAGCATCCTACTTTGGGGACTATGAAGTACTATATGTGCGCTACCCAG GTTTGCCTCCATCTCCTCCTTCTTCGGACGCTGACGTATTAAATGCGGGACCATATCCTGCTAATAACAATAATGTAAGGGCTAAGCCCTTTGGGGTTGCTGTGCCCAAGAGGAGGCATAAAAGTGGGCTTAGTGGCGGCATCATTGCTATTATTGCTCTGTCATCCTTTGTAGTAGTTGCTTTATGCTCTGCTGCAGCTTGGGTTTTCCTATTCAAACCTAGAGACCGTGCTTCTCAATTGTCATCAACTCCATGGACTTTGTTACCTTCTATTGGAAAACGATCAG GTACTATTGGGTCTTTGAGGGATAGCAGGCACAGTTCCGCATCATTATCATTTGGATCTAGCATTGCAACATATACAGGATCTGCTAATACTTTCAGTGCAAGTGACATAGCGAAAGCCACTGACAATTTTGATCCTTCAAGAATAGTCGGTGAAGGTGGCTTTGGGCTTGTTTACAGTGGTGATCTTGAAGATGGAACCAAGGTTGCCGTCAAAGTTCTAAAAAGAGATGATCAGCAGGGTGGTCGGGAGTTTTTGGCTGAAGTTGAGATGCTTAGTCGTCTTCACCATCGAAACTTGGTCAAGTTGATTGGCATATGTGTAGAAGAGCACCGCTGCTTGGTTTATGAACTCATTCCTAATGGCAGTGTGGAATCTCATTTGCATG GAATTGACAAAGAAACTGCTCCACTTAATTGGGGTCCAAGGATGAAAATAGCACTTGGTGCTGCTCGGGGTCTGGCATATTTACACGAGGATTCCAGCCCCCGTGTCATACACAGAGATTTCAAATCCAGCAATATTTTGCTGGAAAATGATTTTACACCAAAAGTGTCTGATTTTGGTTTGGCACGGACTGCCTTGGATGAGGAAAACAGACACATATCAACCCGTGTAATGGGAACTTTTGG GTATGTGGCTCCAGAATATGCAATGACGGGGCATCTTCTTGTCAAGAGTGATGTCTACAGCTATGGGGTTGTCCTTCTTGAACTCTTAAGTGGAAGAAAACCAGTTGACATGTCACAGCCACCTGGTGAAGAAAACCTGGTTGCATGGGCCCGTCCACTGCTCACAAGTCAAGAAGGGTTGGAAGCACTTGTAGATAAAAATTTAGGATCTGATGTTCCATTTGACAGTATAGCGAAAGTTGCTGCTATTGCTTCAATGTGTGTACAACCAGAGGTATCACATCGACCTTTTATGGGGGAGGTTGTTCAGGCCTTGAAGCTTGTTTGTAATGAGATTGATGATGCAAAAGAACTAGGTTCACGAAGTTCTAGCCGTGAAGATTTACCCATTGACATGGCTGCTGCTGCAAGTACTACCTCGGAACAAATGCCGTATCCTTTCCAGCGCCAATATTCTGCTCCCACCTATGATTCAGATCTTGACATGGACAGGGAAGCTTCATTGTTGAAGTTGTACAGTACATCGGTGAGAACTGGGGGAGAAGATTCAGAGTCATTTCGGAGGCACTCAAGTTCAGGTCCCTTGGGAACAGGAAGGAGTAAGCAGTTCTGGCAAAAACTGAGATCATCTAAAGGCAGTGTGAGTGAACATGGGTTTATGTTGAAGTTATGGCAAGGATCACATTGA